The sequence TCGGAGCTGCAGCTGCTGCGCCAGGTGAGCCAGGGGCTGTTCGTGGCCGCCAACGTGCTGGGGGTGTGGCTGGTGGTCTCGCTGATGCGCTCCGGCCGCCGCTGAAGCGCTGCTGCTGAGCCGGCTCGCGGCCCTTAGGGTCGCCAGGGTCGCGACAGCTGTTGTGTTGAACATCCCCGGCCGCGCCGCCTCCCTGCTCTGTCGTGCGTTGGTCGGCGCGGCGCTGCTGCTGCCAACCGCCCTGGGGCTGCAACCTGCCTCAGCCAGGCCCCTGCGGGTGGGGATCAGCGGCAACGCGCCCTTCCTGATCCGGCGGGGGGATGTGCTGGAAGGCATCACACCTGATCTCTGGCGCGTGGTGGCGGAGGAGAACAGCTTCCAGGCCGAGCTCGTACCGAAGGCGAACACCGCCGCCAACCTCAAGGCCCTGGAGCGCGGTGAACTCGACCTGGCGATCGGCCCGATCAGCATCACCCCTGAGCGCCTCAGCAGTGGGGCCATCGAGTTCACCCAGCCCTACTTCTTCGGCCAGGTGGGCGTGCTGGTGCCCCTGCGGGATGGGGGGCTGTGGGCGCGAGTCAGGCCCTTCTTTCAGGTGGCGGCGCTGTCGTCGATCGGGCTGCTGCTGCTGTCGCTGTTCGTGGTGGGCAACCTGATCTGGCTGGCGGAGCGACGCCGCAATCCAGAGCATTTCCCACCCCACTACCTCCACGGGGTGGGCAACGGCCTCTGGTTTGCGATCGTCACGCTCACCACGGTGGGCTACGGCGACCGGGCCCCGGTGACTCGTCTGGGCCGGGTGATTGCCGCGGTGTGGATGATGATCACTCTGCTGGCCGTGTCCTCGATCACCGCCGGCCTGGCCTCGGCCTTCACGGTGTCCCTGGCCCGGGTGCCCGGTGGCGGCATCCAGTCGGTGGAGGGCCTGCGCAACCGCCCCGTGGCCGTGGTCAAGGGCACCACCAGTGAGAAGTGGGGGCGTCTGAGCGGGGCCAGCCTCAGCCAGCAACCCACCCTGCAGGCGGCGGTGGCCAAGCTCGCGGCCGGCAAGGTGGATGCCGTGATCTACGACTCGCCAGCCCTGCGCTATTACCTCAGCCAGAATCCCCGGCTGGATCTGAAGCTGGCGCCGTTCAGCCTGGCCCAGGAGACCTACGGCTTTGCCATGCCGCTCAACAGCCCCCTGGAGAAGCCTCTGGACGTGAGCCTGCTGCGGATGCTGCGCTCCGGCCAGATCGAGGCGTTCTACCAGGGCTGGGTCGACGGCCCCACGGACGATGCAGCGCCGGGTCCAGGGGTGGGCTGAGTATTCCTCTTCATTGTGGCGGCATGGTCTGCATCGCTA is a genomic window of Cyanobium sp. NS01 containing:
- a CDS encoding transporter substrate-binding domain-containing protein, which gives rise to MLNIPGRAASLLCRALVGAALLLPTALGLQPASARPLRVGISGNAPFLIRRGDVLEGITPDLWRVVAEENSFQAELVPKANTAANLKALERGELDLAIGPISITPERLSSGAIEFTQPYFFGQVGVLVPLRDGGLWARVRPFFQVAALSSIGLLLLSLFVVGNLIWLAERRRNPEHFPPHYLHGVGNGLWFAIVTLTTVGYGDRAPVTRLGRVIAAVWMMITLLAVSSITAGLASAFTVSLARVPGGGIQSVEGLRNRPVAVVKGTTSEKWGRLSGASLSQQPTLQAAVAKLAAGKVDAVIYDSPALRYYLSQNPRLDLKLAPFSLAQETYGFAMPLNSPLEKPLDVSLLRMLRSGQIEAFYQGWVDGPTDDAAPGPGVG